The nucleotide window CTCATTATGATCGATTATTTTTGTTGCTGTGTCGTCTTTGTCTCCAATGTAAACATTTGAGCTGTGGTCTCCGAGTACGTTAGGTGTTACGGATAGTGTTAGTGTCTGTCCATCGTGTTCATCGCTGAATGATGATGTTCCGGATACTGTTCCGGCTTCGATTCCTGTGTCAATTACTATCTTTTTCTGGTCTAGTGGTGCGTCTCTGTCATCTGCTGGACCTATCAAGAACCTGATTTCATTCCGCTCTTCATAAAGTACATCGAGTTCTGGTTTATCATCCACAATCTCTGAAGTTACACCAGTATAGAGTTCAGTCATCTCAACGCTTGGTATGTCTGCAACAAGTTTTGGTTCCTCGACTGCTTCGAAAATGTCAGCAATTTCTTTTAAGACTTCTTCATCGTCTTCAAGGTCCAAACCGAGAACTTGCCACATGACTTCTACGGGTTCTTCTGGTGTGAATGTAAATTCAGCCATACCAGACTCATTTAAGCTTAGTGATTGAATATCTGTACTGTCCTCCCAGTCATCAATGAATGTGTGGTTTAGTAGGTCTCCTGTTGAGTTAACTAAAATTATACTTCCTTCAATTGCTTCGCCATGTACGTCTTCAGCCCATACTGTTACATTGTATTGTTTATCAAATTCTGCCGTTGCAATGAATTCATCCATGCATTCGAATGTTGCGTAGAGCTCGCCATCTTTGTCAAAGGCTTCTATTGTGTATCCAACTGTTGGTAGTTCAGCGTCGAATGTTCCTGTTCCACCTTTCTGTTCAGCGTATTCAACTGCTATTCCATAGGTACCTGTTTTATTGTATATATTCCACTCATATTCTTCAAGTTGGATCTGGTATTCGCCTGCTGTTGCATTAATTTCTTCGATGTTATCTTCATCTATAGGTACCCATAGATCTTCTTCCCAGGCAAGTTCAAGCTCGACGTCATAGTCATCTGCGTTTTCAACTAAGTCGGTTATAGGTTCGCCGTCTTCAGTGATGGTTATATTGAAATAGTCAATCTCCATTCCCGTTGTAATTACGCTTGGTTCGACATCTATGTCAAAGGCATCTTGTGCTTCAACTTCAACTGAATCGTAGTAGGCTAGTCTAACGTTATCGTCTTTATCGTAGAGGTATGCTGATATGTTGAGCTCACCTGTTGTTATGTTGTTCCATATTGTTTCGTTAAGTTCGAATTCATAGAGTCCAGCGTCAGTAGTGTCAACTGTTCCATCGAATTCAAGTAGGAATTCATCGTCTCCCCATTCTTGTGAAACCGTGACTAATGCGTTGTTAATGTTGCTATCTTCTCTGGTTAGATGGAGTATGAGTTCTTCTGCGTCACCCCAGTTAACTGAGTCAAGTTCGTCTCCGTCAAGTGTTATGTCACCAGACATCCCTTTAACTTCAAATTGTCTTTCAAGCTCTACGATATCACCGGAAACATTAACCTTCATTGTAATCGTAAGGTCATCTTCTATTAGAGGTGCTAACTCCAATACAAACTCATTACCATTCTCTGTCCAGAGTTCATCATCGTATCCATCGTAAGTAGCAGATATTCCTGCTCCTTCAACAACTACTTCTTCTAGGGTTGCAGATGTACCTTCAAATTCGATGTCTCCTCCAGTTTTGTTAACTAGAGTAAACTTATACTCGTATTTCTCAGCTTGATTATACTCGCCATTTTGTGATACTACTCTGTCATCATCTTCAATTATAGTGTTTGTTGGTAGTACTGTTATTGGTATCTCTTTATCTAAAATGTCAATACCGTTTATCTCCATTTTTTCATCAATTGCATTTACATCATCGGCTTCAAAGACATCAATTGACGTTACACCATGCAAGTCTATTTTATTTTCAGTGACATTCATTGTCGCATCGAAGTCTAAATATTGGGTTTCAACGTAAGCGGTTACATCAAGTGTACCTTCATCAACGAAAGTAACATCAAACTCTAGTTCTGGATCAATCACATCTCCATTGAAGTCTGCATCGAAGTCATCGACTGCTAGTACGAGCGTTGTGTAATATCCATCGTCATCTTTCTCTGAATAGATACCCAACTCATCAACATCAGTTGTCTTATTTGTGATTATTGTATAATCATTATTTTCCTCGACATCCATGGCTACTCCTTCAAGCACATAGAACACTTTAGCTTCATCTTGAATACCGAAGTCGCCAACAAAATCATCGAAGTTAGAGATATTAAGTGTTAACTCTTTCTCTTCAATAAGAGACAAAGCACTTGTAGGCGTTACATCAACCTCAAGAGCATCCTCATTAGTTATCACATTAAACGATAACTGTTCAATGTTATCACTAATGTTTTCATAGCCGCTTGTATCGTCAATTTCGTTGGTAGTATAATCGAATACTTGCATTAATATTGTTATATTGTAGGTTGCTGCATCAAATGGAGTGAATTGATCTGTCCATTCACCGTCTTTATTAGTTAAATCACTTTCAACTAATCCCTCTAATTCATGGTTTAAAGTAACACCGTAATCTGTTATTGGTTCACCTTCGGCATCTAATAGAGTTCCAGACCAAGGTTTATTTTCTGCTGGATTATAAGCGTATTCTTGCTCTGCATCAGATTCGATGTCTACTATTACTGGTAGAACCGTATACCCGTCAGCGAACACATTCGCTTCTAAATCCTGTGTTTTAATTAGGTAGTGTCCAGCTAGGTAGTCACCATAAGTAGAGTCGGCAGTAAAGCTGGTTATATCATTACCAGTGGCCGTGTCACCATAGTCAATCTGTTCACTTGAAATGTCTAGAACTTCCCAATCAACAGATTGTGTTAATTTATCTCCATCAGCGTTTTTATAGAACTCTAAGTCGAGAGTTACATCATCGTTCCACATCACCTCATGCTCTGAAAGCGCTGTATAAGGAGCAACTTCAAAAGTTTCTCCGTTACTAACCTCGACTCCATCTACATGTGTTATCTCGTGGTCACCGGCTTTTTCAGGATGGAAATCACCAACATAATCATCTTCTTCATTCCATTCTAGGGTTACAGTCCAATTTTCTTCACTATCAGTATGTTCAACTGTAACCTCTATCTCATCAACATCCTCAATTTTGTCTATTCCTGCATTGATTTCACTGACTTCATCTTCAGAATACCAAGTTGCATCCTCGTAAGCAGTAGCCACTTTAACATCGTCAGCCACGACATTTGTTATTGCGCTGATTGTTACTTCTTCTGTATCACTGTCATCTTCTGACTGGACAGTTATGTCGCCAGTACCTGCATCGCCATATTCAGTTGCCCAAGTTAAAGTTAAGTACTCCGAGTCACCAGAATCGAGTTCTACATTTTCGCTGTCAACAACATCACCCGCGAAGTTCAATAGCTCTATTGTTTGTTCGGCACCATCGGCACTACCTGGGTTTTCTATTGTAGCTGTTACATCAAGGTTTTGGGTTTCATATATTGGTTCGTTTGTATCTGTTATTTCTACATAGTAACTTGCTATTGCTTCGATTGTTACTTCTTCTGTATCA belongs to Methanonatronarchaeum sp. AMET-Sl and includes:
- a CDS encoding CARDB domain-containing protein produces the protein MDITSKRILTIAVTALLILAAFGAIGATAVAEETNSFEIVITDTNAPIDENEDLIVYYTVENTGDNTEEQTIELLNFAGDVVDSENVELDSGDSEYLTLTWATEYGDAGTGDITVQSEDDSDTEEVTIEAIASYYVEITDTNEPIYETQNLDVTATIENPGSADGAEQTIELLNFAGDVVDSENVELDSGDSEYLTLTWATEYGDAGTGDITVQSEDDSDTEEVTISAITNVVADDVKVATAYEDATWYSEDEVSEINAGIDKIEDVDEIEVTVEHTDSEENWTVTLEWNEEDDYVGDFHPEKAGDHEITHVDGVEVSNGETFEVAPYTALSEHEVMWNDDVTLDLEFYKNADGDKLTQSVDWEVLDISSEQIDYGDTATGNDITSFTADSTYGDYLAGHYLIKTQDLEANVFADGYTVLPVIVDIESDAEQEYAYNPAENKPWSGTLLDAEGEPITDYGVTLNHELEGLVESDLTNKDGEWTDQFTPFDAATYNITILMQVFDYTTNEIDDTSGYENISDNIEQLSFNVITNEDALEVDVTPTSALSLIEEKELTLNISNFDDFVGDFGIQDEAKVFYVLEGVAMDVEENNDYTIITNKTTDVDELGIYSEKDDDGYYTTLVLAVDDFDADFNGDVIDPELEFDVTFVDEGTLDVTAYVETQYLDFDATMNVTENKIDLHGVTSIDVFEADDVNAIDEKMEINGIDILDKEIPITVLPTNTIIEDDDRVVSQNGEYNQAEKYEYKFTLVNKTGGDIEFEGTSATLEEVVVEGAGISATYDGYDDELWTENGNEFVLELAPLIEDDLTITMKVNVSGDIVELERQFEVKGMSGDITLDGDELDSVNWGDAEELILHLTREDSNINNALVTVSQEWGDDEFLLEFDGTVDTTDAGLYEFELNETIWNNITTGELNISAYLYDKDDNVRLAYYDSVEVEAQDAFDIDVEPSVITTGMEIDYFNITITEDGEPITDLVENADDYDVELELAWEEDLWVPIDEDNIEEINATAGEYQIQLEEYEWNIYNKTGTYGIAVEYAEQKGGTGTFDAELPTVGYTIEAFDKDGELYATFECMDEFIATAEFDKQYNVTVWAEDVHGEAIEGSIILVNSTGDLLNHTFIDDWEDSTDIQSLSLNESGMAEFTFTPEEPVEVMWQVLGLDLEDDEEVLKEIADIFEAVEEPKLVADIPSVEMTELYTGVTSEIVDDKPELDVLYEERNEIRFLIGPADDRDAPLDQKKIVIDTGIEAGTVSGTSSFSDEHDGQTLTLSVTPNVLGDHSSNVYIGDKDDTATKIIDHNEIAGYLNSYEITDVTKELELEIVTDEDDWVEGEDIEFRVTADGEAVEDATVWFNDEEATTDEDGYATLTFEEAGTFTVTAEKDEVTDYDAQEHINYEDDTVEITIEEVPGFTVLLALIALLGAVAALFLRKRTQQS